The Pseudomonas rhizosphaerae genomic sequence GCACGGGTGTCCTGCAAGCAGATGACGTCGGCATTCTGGGCCTGCAGCCAACTGAGCAACCCGCGCTCGACTGCCGCCTGAATACCATTGACGTTCACACTGATGATCCGCATACATGGCCCCAAAAATCTTGTGCGTGTATGATACCCGAGCTCTACCTAATTAGCTAAATCCGTGGTATCCGGGACTTTTTCGATGCAGGCCTATCAGCGCGACTTCATTCGTTTTGCAATTGATCGAGGCGTTCTGCGTTTCGGCGAATTTACCCTGAAATCAGGGCGTACCAGTCCTTATTTCTTCAATGCCGGCCTGTTCAATACCGGCGCCGCACTGGCCGAACTGGCGCGCTATTATGCCGCAGCCATCGTTGACAGCGGCATTGCCTTCGACGTGCTGTTTGGCCCTGCCTACAAGGGTATTCCACTGGCGGCCGCCACTGCCGTGCAACTGGCCGAAAAGCATCAGTTGGACGTGCCTTGGTGCTTCAATCGCAAGGAAGCCAAGGCGCACGGCGAAGGTGGCAGCCTGGTCGGCTCGCCGCTGGCCGGCAACGTGCTGATCATCGACGACGTGATCACCGCCGGTACCGCCATCCGTGAAGTCATGCAGATCATCCAGCAGCAGGGCGCGACTGCGGCGGGGGTGATGATCGCCCTCAATCGCCAGGAGCGCGGCAATGGCGAGCTGTCGGCTATCCAGGAGGTGGAACGTGACTTCGGCGTGCCGGTGGTCAGCATCGTTTCGCTGAACCAGGTGCTGGAATTCCTTGCCGACGATGCGCAGCTCAAGCAGCACCTGCCGGCGGTCGAAGCCTATCGTGCGCAATACGGTATTTAATCACGTGCGTTTGCGGGCGCTGGCGATCGCAGCGCTCGGTGTGCTGCCGGCCACGGTCATGGCTGCCGAGGCGCCGGGCATGCTGCTTTATCGCTATGTCGACAGCCGCGGCGTGACGGTGCTGGATCGCCAGGGTGTACCGCCGGAGTACGTGGGCAAGGGTTATCAGGTGCTCAACCAGAGCGGTCGGGTGGTGCAAACCGTGCCGCCTGCGCCGACGGCCGAAGAAATACGCCTCAAGCAACAGGCCGAAGTGCAGTCGCAGGCCGATGCGCAGTTGCTCGACCGTTATCCATCGTTGGACGAGCTGGACAAGGTCAGTGCTCGCCGCCGGGCGGAGATCGACGCATTGATTGCCGTGGCCACGGCGAACGTGCAGACCTTGCAGGGGCAGCAAGCGACGCTGCAGGGGCAGGCAGCGGCGCAGGAAAGGGCGGGTCAGGAGGTGTCGACATCGATGCTCGACCAGTTGCGTGATGTGCAGGCCCAAACTGCCGAACTGCAGGCCCGAATCGCCAAGCTGCAGCAGACACGTAGCGAAGCCGACGCCGGGTTCGCCCAGCAGCGAGCCCGATTGGTCAAAGTCCTCGAATCCCCGCTGTAGTTGCGTCGGGTCTTTCCGCGTTTTTTCCGAAACACCGCATGCACCGCCGACGCGGCTCGCGCCGCTGCTACAGGGATCGCGAACTCTGTAGTTGGCCATCGCGGGGAGGCCGGACGCGGCTTGCGCCGCTGCTACAAGGGATTGCGAATTCCGTTGTTACGGGGGATCGGAATTCTGTAGCAGCGGCGCGAGCCGCGTCGGCGGCGGGCGCGGTGCGTCTGCTGCACCGCGGTCGGGTCAGCCGATCTTCTTGTTGCTGATCAGGGTGCCGACGCCGCTGTCGGTGAAGATTTCCAGCAGCACGGCGTTGGGGACGCGGCCGTCGATGATGTGCGAGGTGGTCACGCCACCCTGAACCGCTTCCAGTGCGCAACGGATCTTGGGCAGCATGCCGCCGTAGATGGTGCCGTCGGCAATCA encodes the following:
- a CDS encoding DUF4124 domain-containing protein, which produces MAAEAPGMLLYRYVDSRGVTVLDRQGVPPEYVGKGYQVLNQSGRVVQTVPPAPTAEEIRLKQQAEVQSQADAQLLDRYPSLDELDKVSARRRAEIDALIAVATANVQTLQGQQATLQGQAAAQERAGQEVSTSMLDQLRDVQAQTAELQARIAKLQQTRSEADAGFAQQRARLVKVLESPL
- the pyrE gene encoding orotate phosphoribosyltransferase, translated to MQAYQRDFIRFAIDRGVLRFGEFTLKSGRTSPYFFNAGLFNTGAALAELARYYAAAIVDSGIAFDVLFGPAYKGIPLAAATAVQLAEKHQLDVPWCFNRKEAKAHGEGGSLVGSPLAGNVLIIDDVITAGTAIREVMQIIQQQGATAAGVMIALNRQERGNGELSAIQEVERDFGVPVVSIVSLNQVLEFLADDAQLKQHLPAVEAYRAQYGI